One window of the Alligator mississippiensis isolate rAllMis1 chromosome 5, rAllMis1, whole genome shotgun sequence genome contains the following:
- the CCM2 gene encoding cerebral cavernous malformations 2 protein isoform X3 gives MEEEGKKGKKPGIVSPFKRVFLKGEKGRDKKAQEKVTERRPLHTVVLSLPDRVEPDILLNDYIEKEVKYLGQLTSVPGYLNPSSRTEILHLIDNAKRAHQLPGQLTQEHDAVISLSAYNIKLVWRDGEDIILRVPIHDIASVSYIRDDSSHLVVLKTAQDPGISPSQSLCAESSKALTSGSLSESGVVPVEACCLVVLATENKVTAEELCSLLSQVFQIVYTESTIDFLDRAIFDGASTPTRHMSLHSDDSSTKVDIKESYETEASTFSFPESLDTGGNSPTSFSTQPSPHVKTVSESELSTTATELLQDYMMTLRTKLSSQEIQQFAMLLHEYRNGASIHEFCINLRQLYGDSRKFLLLDMAPLVPGR, from the exons cctggaatCGTGTCCCCTTTCAAACGAGTCTTCTTGAAAGGCGAGAAAGGACGGGATAAAAAGGCCCAGGAGAAGGTTACTGAGAGACGCCCGCTTCACACCGTCGTGCTGTCCTTGCCCGATCGAGTTGAACCAGACATACTGCTGAATGACTACATCGAAAAGGAAGTTAAG tATTTAGGCCAATTAACATCTGTCCCTGGATACCTGAATCCCTCCAGTCGTACTGAAATCCTTCATTTAATAGATAATGCCAAG AGAGCACAtcagctcccagggcagctgaCCCAGGAGCACGACGCGGTGATTAGTCTGTCCGCTTACAACATCAAGCTGGTGTGGAGGGATGGAGAAGACATCATACTCAGGGTCCCCATCCACGATATTGCATCGGTGTCATACATCCGGGATGACTCCTCCCACCTGGTGGTGCTGAAAACAG CTCAGGACCCTGGGATTTCTCCAAGTCAGAGTCTCTGTGCCGAAAGCTCCAAAGCCCTCACGTCTGGGTCGCTGTCGGAGAGTGGAGTGGTACCTGTCGAAGCTTGCTGTTTGGTGGTCCTGGCTACAGAGAATAAA GTAACCGCAGAGGAGCTCTGCTCACTGCTCAGCCAAGTCTTCCAGATTGTTTACACTGAGTCCACCATCGACTTCTTAGACAGAGCAATATTTGATGGGGCCTCGACACCCACGCGGCACATGTCCCTGCACAGCG ATGACTCTTCTACAAAAGTGGACATTAAAGAATCTTACGAAACAGAAGCAAGCACTTT TTCCTTTCCAGAGTCCTTGGATACAGGGGGCAACTCCCCCACTTCCTTCTCAACACAGCCGTCTCCACACGTTAAGACAGTTAGCGAAAGTGAGCTGAGCACCACGGCGACGGAGCTGCTACAGGACTACATGATGACG CTAAGAACGAAGCTCTCGTCCCAAGAGATCCAGCAGTTTGCAATGCTTCTCCACGAGTATCGCAACGGGGCTTCGATCCATGAGTTCTGTATCAACCTGAGACAGCTCtatggggacagcaggaaattcTTGTTACTAG ACATGGCCCCACTGGTCCCTGGGAGGTGA